A section of the Kribbella sp. HUAS MG21 genome encodes:
- a CDS encoding alkaline phosphatase D family protein, translated as MSVSRRRFLGYGGAGSAAVLLGTGAWDASTTYAAPSGTGNPFTLGVASGDPQYDSVVLWTRLATDPFAVDGKGGMPDKPVRVEYELARDENFRHVVRRSSVVATPELGHSVHPEVRGLQPDHVYYYRFRTGGQVSPTGRTRTTPHPFAQPRELRFAFASCNAWQDGFFTAYGHMANEDLDLVVHLGDYLYESGVRTNRRGVTTDPRFHTETFDLARYRLQYALYKSEAPLQAAHAAHPWIHTIDDHEVENNWAGDLSQKDTEPDQDPAVFRVRRAAAFQAMYENMPLRHEQMPSGPDVRLHRRIQYGRLADITMLDTRQYRSDQPCGDGASATCDDRFDPDNTMLGGKQRDWLLQGFKTSHARWQILGNQAPMGQTDWTPGPETYVWLDPWDGYVAERNKVLAAAQDSGVRNLVVITGDRHQNYALDLKRDFANPDSPSVGTEFVGTSITSGGNGADTTDQGQQFLAANPHLKFFNSQRGYSRVTVDRYQWRNDYRVVPYVETPGAPVSTRATYVVEDRDPHVHAS; from the coding sequence ATGTCCGTTTCTCGCCGTCGTTTTCTCGGGTACGGGGGTGCGGGCAGTGCCGCCGTACTCCTCGGCACCGGGGCCTGGGACGCGTCGACCACGTACGCCGCCCCGTCCGGCACCGGGAACCCGTTCACGCTGGGCGTCGCGTCGGGCGACCCGCAGTACGACAGCGTCGTGCTCTGGACGCGGCTGGCCACCGACCCGTTCGCCGTCGACGGCAAGGGCGGCATGCCCGACAAGCCGGTCCGCGTCGAGTACGAGCTCGCCCGGGACGAGAACTTCCGGCACGTCGTACGGCGGTCCAGTGTCGTGGCGACGCCCGAACTCGGGCACAGCGTGCACCCCGAGGTCCGCGGCCTGCAGCCCGACCACGTGTACTACTACCGCTTCCGCACGGGCGGCCAGGTCTCGCCGACCGGGCGGACCCGCACCACACCGCACCCGTTCGCCCAGCCGCGGGAGCTGCGGTTCGCGTTCGCGTCCTGCAACGCCTGGCAGGACGGCTTCTTCACGGCGTACGGCCACATGGCGAACGAGGACCTCGACCTGGTCGTGCACCTCGGCGACTACCTGTACGAGTCCGGCGTGCGGACCAACCGGCGCGGCGTGACCACGGACCCGCGGTTCCACACCGAGACGTTCGATCTCGCGCGGTATCGCCTGCAGTACGCGCTCTACAAGTCCGAGGCGCCGCTGCAGGCCGCGCACGCGGCGCACCCGTGGATCCACACGATCGACGACCACGAGGTCGAGAACAACTGGGCCGGCGACCTGTCGCAGAAGGACACCGAGCCGGACCAGGACCCGGCGGTGTTCCGGGTACGGCGCGCGGCCGCGTTCCAGGCGATGTACGAGAACATGCCGCTGCGCCACGAGCAGATGCCGTCCGGGCCCGACGTCCGCCTGCACCGGCGGATCCAGTACGGGCGGCTGGCCGACATCACGATGCTCGACACCCGGCAGTACCGCTCGGACCAGCCGTGCGGCGACGGCGCCTCGGCCACCTGCGACGACCGATTCGACCCGGACAACACGATGCTCGGCGGCAAGCAGCGCGACTGGCTGCTGCAGGGGTTCAAGACGTCGCACGCCCGCTGGCAGATCCTCGGCAACCAGGCGCCGATGGGGCAGACCGACTGGACACCGGGCCCGGAGACCTACGTCTGGCTGGACCCGTGGGACGGTTATGTTGCCGAGCGCAACAAGGTGCTGGCGGCCGCGCAGGACAGCGGTGTCCGCAACCTGGTGGTGATCACCGGCGACCGGCACCAGAACTACGCGCTCGACCTGAAGCGCGACTTCGCGAACCCGGACTCGCCCTCGGTCGGCACCGAGTTCGTCGGCACGTCGATCACCAGCGGCGGCAACGGCGCCGACACCACCGACCAGGGTCAGCAGTTCCTGGCGGCCAACCCGCACCTCAAGTTCTTCAACTCGCAGCGCGGCTACTCGCGCGTCACCGTCGACCGGTACCAGTGGCGCAACGACTACCGCGTGGTGCCGTACGTCGAGACGCCCGGCGCCCCGGTGAGCACCCGCGCGACCTACGTCGTCGAGGACCGCGACCCGCACGTCCACGCTTCCTGA
- a CDS encoding SDR family oxidoreductase, whose product MEKLLDNKVILVTGAGRGIGAAAARLFVAEGAQVMLAARTESELAVVAKELDMRYVVCDLADPDAIRAAVDRTVAEHGRLDAAFNNGAIGQPPGPMDGLSQEAFDQVYAVNLRGVWSAMVAEVAAIRATAGRGSIVNTSSVGSFQGNPALPAYGALKRAVNSLTESAGITYGPENIRVNAIAPGTTLTEMLRDWDRATPGVIDALIARTPLGRGAEPVEVAQAAAWLLSDRASYVTGAVLRVDGGLGV is encoded by the coding sequence ATGGAGAAACTTCTCGACAACAAGGTCATTCTCGTCACCGGCGCCGGGCGCGGGATCGGAGCCGCCGCCGCGCGGCTGTTCGTGGCGGAGGGCGCCCAGGTCATGCTCGCCGCCCGCACCGAGTCCGAGCTCGCGGTCGTCGCCAAGGAACTCGACATGCGGTACGTCGTCTGCGACCTCGCCGATCCAGACGCGATCCGCGCCGCGGTCGACCGGACCGTCGCGGAGCACGGGCGCCTGGACGCCGCGTTCAACAACGGGGCGATCGGGCAGCCGCCGGGGCCGATGGACGGCTTGAGCCAGGAGGCGTTCGACCAGGTGTACGCCGTGAACCTGCGCGGGGTGTGGTCCGCGATGGTCGCGGAGGTCGCCGCGATCCGCGCCACCGCCGGGCGGGGCAGCATCGTCAACACCTCGAGCGTCGGCAGTTTCCAGGGCAACCCGGCGCTGCCGGCGTACGGCGCGCTGAAGCGGGCGGTGAACAGCCTCACCGAGTCCGCGGGCATCACCTACGGGCCGGAGAACATCCGGGTCAACGCGATCGCGCCCGGGACGACGCTGACCGAGATGCTGCGGGACTGGGACCGCGCGACGCCCGGGGTGATCGACGCCCTGATCGCGCGGACACCGCTCGGCCGGGGCGCCGAGCCGGTCGAGGTGGCCCAGGCCGCCGCCTGGCTGCTCAGCGACCGGGCGTCGTACGTGACCGGTGCCGTGCTGCGGGTGGACGGCGGCCTGGGGGTGTGA
- a CDS encoding helix-turn-helix transcriptional regulator, whose translation MDKVELAAFLRSRRERVAPADVGLPAGRRRRTPGLRREEVAQLAYISTEYYTRLEQARAPHPSSEVLAGLSRALRLNDAERNYLHHLAGAPPARPSGPPREVRQSILDLLDRLPNAAAMVLSATGEIIAWNALAAALMEDFSVRSRKDRNLLRRAFLSGDKHVYSVVDGERFARSAVNQLRATAARYPDDPETQELIADLLAGSLEFAELWAAREVASEPVLCKSFQHPMVGLVTVNCDALAIPDCDQQVIIYTATPGSPSEEALRLLSVVGTQRLDVPG comes from the coding sequence ATGGACAAGGTGGAGTTGGCGGCGTTCCTGCGCAGCCGACGGGAGCGGGTCGCCCCCGCGGACGTCGGCCTGCCGGCCGGGCGCCGACGCCGTACGCCGGGTCTGCGCCGGGAAGAGGTCGCGCAGCTCGCGTACATCTCCACCGAGTACTACACGCGGCTCGAGCAGGCGCGCGCACCGCACCCGTCCAGCGAAGTCCTCGCCGGGTTGTCCCGCGCGCTCCGGCTGAACGATGCCGAGCGCAACTACCTCCACCACCTCGCGGGTGCACCGCCGGCCAGGCCAAGCGGGCCGCCACGGGAGGTGCGTCAGAGCATCCTCGACCTCCTCGACCGGCTGCCGAACGCGGCCGCGATGGTGCTGTCGGCGACCGGCGAGATCATCGCCTGGAACGCGCTCGCGGCGGCACTGATGGAGGACTTCTCGGTCCGCTCCCGCAAGGACCGGAACCTGCTGCGCCGGGCGTTCCTGAGCGGCGACAAGCACGTGTACTCCGTCGTGGACGGCGAGCGCTTCGCCCGCAGCGCGGTGAATCAGCTGCGCGCGACCGCCGCCCGGTACCCGGACGATCCGGAGACCCAGGAGCTGATCGCCGACCTGCTGGCCGGCAGCCTGGAGTTCGCCGAGCTCTGGGCCGCGCGGGAGGTCGCGTCGGAGCCAGTACTCTGCAAGTCGTTCCAGCACCCGATGGTCGGCCTGGTCACCGTGAACTGCGACGCGCTCGCGATCCCGGACTGCGACCAGCAGGTGATCATCTACACCGCGACGCCCGGATCCCCGTCCGAGGAGGCGCTGCGGCTCCTGTCCGTCGTCGGAACCCAGCGCCTCGACGTCCCCGGCTGA
- a CDS encoding polysaccharide lyase family protein has product MTNRPPAITGLHGAGGIGTVTLDWKPVSWAVVVDHYAVYADGALIGKTVYPHFVHRGLGFTGVTRNYRVVTVDAAGNRSLSSGSAAVANLTSVTVSGTPVATVGAFDGKGSEFALSPKGYASYPTRFPSGVDYTFGTSTPSADWSYLLPGPADKWAGSKNHRASFRFELPAVPSQDLDLALWLIDSHASLAASAVLTVNGTEVGRLAFANGATKGSTIADSTYPGSPLKPSYLERPLSKDLFRAGANVLELFKDQGSWVAYDALGLFARK; this is encoded by the coding sequence GTGACGAACCGCCCGCCAGCCATCACCGGCCTGCACGGCGCCGGTGGGATCGGCACCGTGACGCTGGACTGGAAGCCCGTGTCCTGGGCCGTCGTCGTCGACCACTACGCGGTGTACGCCGACGGTGCCCTGATCGGGAAGACCGTCTACCCGCACTTCGTGCACCGCGGCCTCGGCTTCACCGGCGTGACCCGGAACTACCGCGTCGTCACGGTCGATGCCGCAGGCAACAGATCGCTGTCGTCCGGGTCCGCCGCGGTGGCCAACCTGACCTCGGTGACGGTGTCCGGTACGCCGGTCGCGACGGTCGGCGCCTTCGACGGCAAGGGATCCGAGTTCGCGCTGTCCCCGAAGGGTTACGCGAGCTACCCGACCCGCTTCCCGTCCGGCGTCGACTACACGTTCGGTACGTCGACGCCGTCGGCGGACTGGTCCTATCTGCTGCCGGGGCCCGCGGACAAGTGGGCGGGGTCGAAGAACCACCGCGCGAGCTTCCGCTTCGAGTTGCCCGCCGTACCTTCGCAGGATCTCGACCTCGCGCTGTGGTTGATCGACAGCCATGCCAGCCTCGCCGCGTCGGCGGTGCTGACGGTCAACGGCACCGAGGTCGGCCGGCTCGCGTTCGCCAACGGCGCCACCAAGGGCTCGACGATTGCCGACAGCACCTATCCGGGGTCGCCGCTGAAGCCGTCGTACCTCGAACGGCCACTGTCCAAGGACCTCTTCCGGGCCGGGGCGAACGTGCTCGAGCTCTTCAAGGACCAGGGGTCCTGGGTGGCGTACGACGCTTTGGGTCTCTTCGCCCGGAAGTGA
- a CDS encoding alkaline phosphatase D family protein, translating to MTGLSAASVALGVSAPAAADATPARPIPDGAFALGVASGDPRPDGFVLWTRLAPTPLAADGHGGMPATPVPVQYEVAEDSGFRHVVRRGLAIATPELAHAVHPEVRGLRPGREYFYRFRVGNQLSPVGRSKTLPVTGDSFSFATASCQAWYHGYFPAHRDIARRNPDAVFFLGDYIYEYGIVAGDNLWRQGVTLGPEHAVEIETLEQYRLRYGLFKSDPDLQAAHAAAPWFLVWDDHEVQNNYGAANSLYGVPPELFVHRRAVAYRAYYENLPFALDSLPQGPDGRIYRRYDIGSLARVHLLDTRQYRDPLPKDEADRVSEQRTIMGAEQERWLYDGLRDSRAPWNLVAGGVVLTAITDDRTEQWDGYPANRRRVLAAMGDAGTAVMLTGDIHRHVASELKLDFADPASRTVGVELVCSSIGSNGDGTDTDQYAKDWLQHPYVKFYNARRGYVHTTLTRSELTAEFVTFPYIEADANAQPNVVARFRTPAVDPRLEVL from the coding sequence TTGACCGGTCTGAGCGCGGCCTCGGTCGCGCTCGGCGTCTCCGCTCCAGCCGCCGCCGACGCCACACCGGCCCGGCCGATCCCGGACGGAGCGTTCGCGCTCGGTGTCGCCTCCGGTGACCCGCGGCCGGACGGCTTCGTGCTGTGGACCCGGCTTGCTCCGACCCCGCTGGCCGCCGACGGCCACGGCGGCATGCCCGCGACACCGGTGCCGGTGCAGTACGAGGTGGCCGAGGACAGCGGCTTCCGGCACGTCGTACGGCGCGGGCTCGCGATCGCCACGCCGGAGCTGGCGCACGCGGTCCACCCGGAGGTGCGCGGCCTCCGGCCGGGCCGCGAGTACTTCTACCGCTTCCGCGTCGGCAACCAGCTCAGTCCGGTCGGTCGCAGCAAGACGCTGCCCGTGACCGGCGACAGCTTCAGCTTCGCCACCGCGTCCTGCCAGGCCTGGTACCACGGCTACTTCCCGGCGCATCGCGACATCGCCCGGCGGAACCCGGACGCGGTGTTCTTCCTCGGCGACTACATCTACGAGTACGGCATCGTTGCCGGGGACAACCTGTGGCGCCAGGGTGTCACGCTCGGCCCGGAGCACGCGGTCGAGATCGAGACGCTCGAGCAGTACCGGCTGCGTTACGGCCTGTTCAAGTCCGACCCGGACCTGCAGGCGGCGCACGCGGCCGCGCCCTGGTTCCTGGTGTGGGACGACCACGAGGTGCAGAACAACTACGGCGCCGCCAACTCGCTGTACGGCGTACCGCCCGAGCTCTTCGTGCACCGCCGGGCCGTCGCGTACCGCGCCTACTACGAGAACCTCCCGTTCGCGCTGGACAGCCTCCCGCAGGGGCCCGACGGCCGCATCTATCGCCGGTACGACATCGGCTCGCTCGCCCGGGTGCACCTGCTCGACACCCGCCAGTACCGCGATCCGCTGCCGAAGGACGAGGCCGACCGCGTCTCCGAGCAGCGCACGATCATGGGCGCCGAGCAGGAGCGCTGGCTGTACGACGGCCTGCGCGACTCGCGAGCCCCGTGGAACCTGGTCGCGGGCGGCGTCGTACTCACCGCGATCACCGACGACCGGACCGAGCAGTGGGACGGCTACCCGGCGAACCGCCGGCGCGTGCTCGCGGCGATGGGCGATGCCGGCACCGCGGTAATGCTGACCGGCGACATCCACCGGCACGTCGCATCCGAGCTGAAACTGGACTTCGCCGACCCGGCGTCGCGGACCGTCGGCGTCGAGCTGGTGTGCTCGTCGATCGGGTCGAACGGCGACGGCACCGACACCGACCAGTACGCGAAGGACTGGCTGCAGCATCCGTACGTGAAGTTCTACAACGCCCGCCGGGGCTACGTGCACACCACGCTGACGCGGTCCGAGCTGACGGCCGAGTTCGTCACGTTCCCGTACATCGAGGCCGACGCGAACGCCCAGCCGAACGTCGTCGCCCGCTTCCGCACGCCCGCCGTCGATCCCCGCCTGGAGGTCCTGTGA
- a CDS encoding aldo/keto reductase: MAADTNKTRRIGDVAVSAIGLGAMPMSIEGRPDEERSIATIHAALDAGINLIDTADAYHLTATDVGHNESLIAKALASYGGDTSDVLVATKGGHVRPGDGSWTLDGSPKHIAAAAEASLKRLGVEAIGLYQFHRPDPKTPYEDSVGAVRDLLDAGKIRMAGISNANPEQIKQAQEILGGRLVSVQNQFSPAFRSSEPELELCDELGIAFLPWSPLGGISRAGDLGNQHPAFHTLAAELGVSPQRLTLAWMLAKSPYVVPIPGSSRPETIRDSYAAIELTLTADQVAVLDAA; the protein is encoded by the coding sequence ATGGCAGCTGACACGAACAAGACCCGCCGGATCGGCGACGTCGCGGTGTCCGCGATCGGGCTCGGCGCGATGCCGATGTCGATCGAGGGGCGGCCCGACGAGGAGCGATCGATCGCGACCATCCACGCGGCGCTGGACGCCGGCATCAACCTGATCGACACCGCCGACGCGTACCACCTGACCGCGACCGACGTCGGTCACAACGAGAGCCTGATCGCCAAGGCGCTGGCGTCGTACGGCGGCGACACGTCGGACGTCCTGGTGGCGACCAAGGGCGGTCACGTCCGGCCGGGCGACGGGAGCTGGACGCTGGACGGATCGCCGAAGCACATCGCGGCGGCGGCCGAGGCGTCGCTGAAGCGGCTGGGCGTGGAGGCGATCGGGCTGTACCAGTTCCACCGGCCCGACCCGAAGACGCCGTACGAGGACTCGGTGGGCGCGGTCCGCGATCTGCTGGACGCCGGGAAGATCCGGATGGCCGGCATCTCGAACGCGAACCCCGAGCAGATCAAGCAGGCTCAGGAGATCCTCGGCGGCCGGCTGGTGTCGGTCCAGAACCAGTTCTCGCCGGCGTTCCGCTCCAGCGAGCCGGAGCTCGAACTGTGCGACGAGCTCGGCATCGCGTTCCTGCCCTGGTCACCGCTCGGCGGCATCTCCCGCGCCGGCGACCTCGGCAACCAGCACCCCGCGTTCCACACGCTGGCCGCCGAGCTCGGCGTCAGCCCCCAGCGCCTCACGCTGGCCTGGATGCTCGCCAAGTCGCCGTACGTCGTCCCGATCCCCGGCTCCAGCCGCCCCGAGACGATCCGCGACTCCTACGCCGCCATCGAGCTCACCCTGACCGCCGACCAGGTCGCCGTACTCGACGCGGCCTGA
- a CDS encoding tetratricopeptide repeat protein: MEDLRALSYGLGQQYFEERDYRGAIRALRPVVEETPDDVGTRLLLARAYYHAALLKPAEEHLLEVIERQPTEYYAHLMLARTLERQSRADEAGKHRRIAAALTGDDSFLESQALRGRVSTADPE, from the coding sequence ATGGAAGATCTGCGCGCACTGAGTTACGGCCTGGGACAGCAGTACTTCGAGGAACGGGACTACCGGGGCGCGATCCGGGCACTGCGGCCGGTGGTCGAGGAGACCCCGGACGACGTGGGGACGCGCCTGTTGCTGGCCCGCGCCTACTACCACGCGGCACTGCTGAAGCCGGCCGAAGAACACCTGCTCGAGGTGATCGAGCGGCAGCCGACCGAGTACTACGCCCACCTGATGCTGGCGCGGACACTCGAACGCCAGTCCCGGGCGGACGAGGCGGGTAAGCACCGCCGGATCGCTGCCGCCCTCACCGGCGACGACTCGTTCCTCGAGTCCCAGGCACTCCGCGGCCGGGTGTCGACCGCGGATCCGGAGTGA
- a CDS encoding LLM class flavin-dependent oxidoreductase — protein MQFGVFSVGDVTEDPTTGTTVSEGERIKAMVRIALKAEEVGLDVFAQGEHHNPPFVPSSPTTQLAFVAAQTSKIILSTSTTLITTNDPVKIAEDYAMLQHLADGRVDLMMGRGNTGPVYPWFGQDIRNGIALAIENYALLRRLWREDVVDWEGKFRTPLQGFTATPRPLDDVPPFVWHGSIRSPEIAEQAAYYGDGFFHNNIFWPITHTKRMIQLYRQRFEHYGHGAADQAIVGLGGQVFMRKNSQDAVREFRPYFDNAPVYGHGPSLEDFSRETPLTVGSPQQVIERTLSFQEHFGDYQRQLFLIDHAGLPLKTVLEQLDILGEEVVPVLRKEFAARKPAHVPDAPTHASLKAAAERARDLETIDEPPAVPAVEEPTR, from the coding sequence ATGCAGTTCGGGGTTTTCAGCGTCGGGGACGTGACCGAGGACCCGACGACGGGGACCACGGTCTCCGAGGGCGAGCGGATCAAGGCGATGGTGCGGATCGCGCTCAAGGCCGAGGAGGTCGGGCTGGACGTGTTCGCGCAGGGCGAGCACCACAACCCGCCGTTCGTGCCGTCGTCGCCGACGACGCAGCTGGCGTTCGTCGCCGCGCAGACGTCGAAGATCATCCTGTCCACCTCGACGACCCTGATCACGACCAACGACCCGGTGAAGATCGCCGAGGACTACGCGATGCTGCAGCACCTGGCCGACGGCCGGGTGGACCTGATGATGGGTCGCGGCAACACCGGTCCGGTGTACCCGTGGTTCGGCCAGGACATCCGCAACGGCATCGCGCTCGCCATCGAGAACTACGCGCTGCTGCGCCGGCTGTGGCGCGAGGACGTCGTGGACTGGGAGGGCAAGTTCCGTACGCCGCTGCAGGGCTTCACGGCGACGCCGCGGCCGCTGGACGACGTACCGCCGTTCGTGTGGCACGGGTCGATCCGGTCGCCGGAGATCGCCGAGCAGGCCGCGTACTACGGCGACGGGTTCTTCCACAACAACATCTTCTGGCCGATCACGCACACCAAGCGAATGATCCAGCTGTACCGGCAGCGCTTCGAGCACTACGGGCACGGTGCCGCGGACCAGGCGATCGTCGGCCTCGGCGGCCAGGTCTTCATGCGGAAGAACTCGCAGGACGCGGTGCGGGAGTTCCGGCCGTACTTCGACAACGCGCCGGTGTACGGGCACGGGCCGTCGCTGGAGGACTTCAGCCGGGAGACGCCGCTGACCGTGGGCAGTCCGCAGCAGGTGATCGAGCGGACGCTGTCGTTCCAGGAGCACTTCGGTGACTACCAGCGGCAGCTGTTCCTGATCGACCACGCCGGGTTGCCGCTGAAGACGGTGCTCGAGCAGCTCGACATCCTCGGCGAGGAGGTCGTTCCGGTACTGCGCAAGGAGTTCGCGGCGCGCAAACCGGCGCACGTGCCGGACGCACCGACGCACGCATCCCTGAAGGCCGCGGCCGAACGCGCCCGCGACCTGGAGACGATCGACGAGCCGCCGGCGGTCCCGGCGGTGGAGGAGCCGACCCGATGA
- a CDS encoding FMN reductase, whose product MSDLARNPGRDKVIAVVTAGLTTPSSSRLLADQLAEAVRDELSGRGIGSRIELIEVRDHAHDLTNNLLTGFPSAALREVLETVAGADALIVVSPTFSASYSGLFKMFFDVLDDKALAGKPVLLAATGGTERHSLVLEFALRPLFAYLKALPVATGVYAASTDWGVNAATLRPRITQAAAELVAALHHETPTQADPFDNPTPFEDLLNS is encoded by the coding sequence ATGAGCGACCTCGCGAGGAACCCCGGGCGCGACAAGGTGATCGCGGTCGTGACGGCCGGGCTGACGACGCCGTCGTCGTCCCGGCTGCTCGCGGACCAGTTGGCGGAGGCCGTGCGGGACGAGCTGTCCGGCCGCGGCATCGGCTCCCGGATCGAACTGATTGAGGTCCGCGACCACGCCCACGACCTGACCAACAACCTGCTCACCGGCTTCCCGTCGGCGGCGTTGCGCGAGGTCCTGGAGACGGTCGCCGGCGCCGACGCGCTGATCGTGGTCAGCCCGACGTTCAGTGCGTCGTACTCGGGCCTGTTCAAGATGTTCTTCGACGTCCTCGACGACAAGGCGCTGGCCGGCAAGCCCGTCCTGCTCGCCGCGACCGGCGGTACCGAACGCCACTCGCTCGTCCTGGAGTTCGCACTCCGCCCGCTGTTCGCCTACCTGAAGGCCCTCCCGGTCGCCACCGGCGTGTACGCCGCCTCGACCGACTGGGGCGTCAATGCCGCGACCCTCCGCCCCCGCATCACCCAGGCAGCCGCCGAACTGGTCGCCGCCCTGCACCACGAAACCCCCACCCAGGCGGACCCCTTCGACAACCCGACCCCGTTCGAGGACCTACTGAACAGCTGA
- a CDS encoding TetR/AcrR family transcriptional regulator, whose protein sequence is MAGRKAAAPDPARSLALLWGSHTKPGRSGLTVRAIVDAAIELADSSGLEALSMRMVAERLKVGTMSLYTHVPGKGELTDLMFDQAYGDLYADADEPARQPGGWRGALEFIARRNWDVLTAHPWIHEVPTMRTALGPNITRKYETELRPLDGLGLTDVEMDSALTLVLTHVQGTARAGAEQLRTQRESGLSDEEWWRQISPTLTTVMSGTHFPIAGRVGTSVGEHFQSVIDPAHALTFGLTTILDGLAQLIESRSAVQ, encoded by the coding sequence GTGGCGGGAAGAAAGGCGGCGGCGCCCGATCCGGCGCGGAGTCTGGCGCTGCTCTGGGGCAGTCACACCAAGCCGGGACGCTCCGGGCTGACCGTGCGGGCGATCGTCGACGCGGCGATCGAGCTCGCGGACTCCTCCGGGCTGGAGGCGCTCTCGATGCGGATGGTCGCGGAGCGGCTGAAGGTCGGGACGATGTCGCTCTACACGCACGTCCCCGGCAAGGGCGAGCTGACCGACCTGATGTTCGACCAGGCGTACGGCGACCTGTACGCCGACGCGGACGAGCCGGCCCGGCAACCGGGTGGCTGGCGGGGTGCGCTGGAGTTCATCGCCCGCCGGAACTGGGACGTGCTGACCGCGCACCCGTGGATCCACGAGGTGCCGACCATGCGGACGGCTCTCGGCCCGAACATCACCCGGAAGTACGAGACCGAGCTACGCCCCCTGGACGGCCTCGGCCTCACCGACGTCGAGATGGACTCGGCCCTGACACTGGTCCTCACCCACGTCCAGGGCACGGCCCGCGCGGGCGCCGAACAACTCCGCACCCAACGCGAGTCGGGCCTGTCCGACGAGGAGTGGTGGCGTCAGATCTCGCCGACGCTCACCACCGTCATGTCCGGCACCCATTTCCCCATCGCGGGCCGGGTAGGCACCTCCGTCGGCGAACACTTCCAGTCCGTCATCGACCCGGCCCACGCCCTCACCTTCGGGCTGACGACCATCCTCGATGGGCTGGCGCAGCTGATCGAGTCCCGCTCAGCTGTTCAGTAG
- a CDS encoding ATP-binding cassette domain-containing protein, whose product MAAERVIEAAGVRKHYKGGTEGAGLNGFDLEVTAGTVTGLLGPNGAGKTTAVRILSTLLELDSGTATVAGYDVRRQGGEVRRRIGLVGQYAAVDEVLTGRQNLVMFGRLNHLGHAKATRRADELLERFSLTEAAGQAVSKYSGGMRRRLDLAASLIVAPRVLFVDEPTTGLDPAGRLEVWSAVRQLVDGGTTVLLTTQYLEEADQLADRISMLKAGKVVAEGTPDELKTQLGSDRLELVLADPADVPRVVELAAPLADGEVQVTDVKVSVPVQDRTKALVQMANSLHEAKIEPEDITLRRPTLDEVFLHLTGAAA is encoded by the coding sequence GTGGCAGCAGAGCGAGTGATCGAGGCCGCCGGCGTACGCAAGCACTACAAGGGCGGCACGGAGGGTGCGGGGCTGAACGGCTTCGACCTGGAGGTCACCGCCGGCACGGTGACGGGCCTGCTCGGCCCGAACGGCGCCGGTAAGACGACAGCGGTGCGGATCCTGTCCACACTGCTCGAGCTGGATTCCGGTACGGCGACCGTCGCGGGGTACGACGTCCGCCGGCAAGGAGGGGAGGTACGGCGACGGATCGGCCTGGTCGGGCAGTACGCCGCTGTGGACGAGGTACTCACCGGGCGGCAGAACCTGGTGATGTTCGGGCGGCTGAACCACCTGGGGCACGCGAAGGCGACCCGGCGGGCGGACGAGCTGCTGGAACGGTTCAGCCTGACCGAGGCGGCCGGGCAGGCGGTCAGCAAGTACTCCGGCGGCATGCGCCGGCGGCTGGACCTGGCGGCGAGCCTGATCGTGGCGCCGCGGGTGCTGTTCGTGGACGAGCCGACGACCGGGCTCGACCCGGCCGGGCGGCTGGAGGTGTGGTCCGCCGTACGGCAGCTGGTCGACGGCGGTACGACGGTGTTGCTGACGACGCAGTACCTGGAGGAGGCGGATCAGCTGGCGGACCGGATCTCGATGCTGAAGGCGGGGAAGGTCGTCGCGGAGGGGACGCCGGACGAGTTGAAGACCCAGCTGGGATCGGACCGGCTGGAGCTGGTGCTGGCGGATCCGGCCGACGTCCCACGGGTCGTGGAGCTGGCCGCGCCGCTGGCGGACGGGGAGGTGCAGGTGACCGACGTGAAGGTGAGCGTTCCCGTACAGGATCGCACGAAAGCGCTGGTGCAGATGGCGAACTCGTTGCACGAGGCAAAGATCGAACCGGAGGACATCACGTTGCGGCGGCCGACGCTGGACGAGGTCTTCCTGCACCTCACCGGAGCCGCCGCATGA